Sequence from the Fundulus heteroclitus isolate FHET01 chromosome 7, MU-UCD_Fhet_4.1, whole genome shotgun sequence genome:
gattaaatcgatttatcgcccagccctactttggGGTTGCATTGCGTTGGGTTTCATCTCACTGTATTCTTTCTCCTTTGAATTTTGGAGAAGAAATAGAAAATCGTTGAGTCCCACAGGCAGGGGAACGGATTGCAAcgcttaatttttaattaacgATCACAAGGGGTGAACAGTGAAAGCTACAGGACTGGATTTCTCCTCACAGTAGCTCCATGACGTGCAGTGACTGAATCTCTGTTCTGACGTCCGTCTCGAGCAACGCGCTCATGCCTGGATGGAGGCGAACTACAGGTGGAGTTGCTCTCAAAGCGCGCCGTGGACAGCTTCCTTTAGACCCGTGGTCTCAACCTTTTACACGTGTGTCTGCTTCAACACCTGACTCCaatgttggctcattagcagagccCCGTGGAGCTTTCATGCTAGAGAGGccgtttagccatttgattcaggtgtggcGGGCAGGGGATACCAGCCATCCAGGCTTTGAGttagaagctgctgctttaGGCCACTTTCAGAGGTGGTCTGCAGCTTTGTCTGCCTGAGAGCGCTTTGATCTTAAGTAACACTGATGGACCATTTGTGGCACTTTACCATGGCCCCTGTCTTGCCAGCGCTACTTCTACTCGTTCTCTCTGAGCTGCGCTCCACTGCAccccttttagttttttagaGACCCGGTAACACGGTGGCTTTAaacccctccccccctctgttttgcACCCTGCTGCTATTAAGCGGTGTGGCAGCTCTCAGGCACAAACACAAGTGCTGTCgctgctctctgctgctctctgctgcaCACAGACATCACTGGTTAGATCAGCGCTTCCTTCTCCGTTGTTGAGGCACACATCACGTCatcctagggctggacgataataacaatatatatctatcgatagacgtgtggcgcgataggaacaAACAGAGTCGATAAAACTTcgatagacagttttccttccttccattcaGCTTATcgtattagttgatgctacagtcactacttcctctcgaccaatcgtaatcgcggacccaggcacgccgtcacaaagctccgccctctcaaaccacaacacagagcacgtgaatatgtcgcagcaaggagcggcggaggaaacggtcccaaaacggggttttactagttcgccagtctgacagaaataaacaacagtgatttgtaaaacttgcaaggaaccggtaaaaacaaagtctggtaacgcaaccaacttgtttcatcacgcaAGCCGTTTACACgcgcagcagcgcgagccgtTTTAGCCTCGCACCGCTCGGTGTCATCTTCTGAGAAATCTTACggagcttcttccaaaacaaagcaggtatagcagctaaactgggctcccttctttgtgataaaatggtattggtatatttattttggtcattttactggtcactttagtttattctttgtcagtatttaataacataactcaggtctcttaagttatttttctttaaaaaaaatctgttatggttaaaaagttggttaaataaagatttaattggaattctgtgtttgtgttctttattaaatcatttagcaatattataaaatgtccaggcagagctgcacataaaatatgattttaaatattttcaataattgatatcgatcaatgtgcatttttttttaaatagataaacttttttctatatcgtccagccctacgtcATCTCCGCCTTTTTGCATTCCACTCTATGcggtattttgtgcaaataaacagagctgaaacatcccgtctgatgaacactgaacGGTAGCACCTGCACGACTGAATAAATGTCACCTAGATAATAGAGAGCTGCTACAAACAGGCAAAGGATGATGGTCCTGGTGTAGCTCCTCTCAAGCTACAGAGTTATACTTGTCCCAGCTAATTTAAGTCTATTAACAATGTCTGCAGTCTGGAACTAAAACAGTTTCGCAGTTTGACAAAGTCCCTCTGGTTACAAACGGTAATCAGattacaaataaacaatatttagaTCATTTTAATTGCTTTACCACCACAGCCACTTTATTAAGCTGTGTGTGAAGCTCTGAAGTGCCTTAAGGATTTAGAGAAGTTCTGAGTGAGAGAAACTTGCTGTGTGTCGCCTTTTAGACTGAAGTCTTTAACCACGGAGACCAGCGTCGTCGTTTCAGCTCTCCAGAAATCCAAGTCGGGCCTCCTGGAGATCAGCGAGGACAAGACCAAAATAAGGAGGTCTCCAGATAAACCCTTACCGGAACTGAACGACGAGTACAAAGACGCTGTGAAGCACAGATCTGTGTACATTGTAAGTTTCTAAGACATCTTTGTTTGTTCAGTTCTACGTGCTGACGTACCGTCTGCATCAGATAAACTGTCATTAAAAgtcaaatctaataaaaatgaGTCACCGCAGTAGTTTGCAGTAGACTCTATAGATCTACCGGGTTCCTGCAATGTGGAAAAGTATCAAAATCTCATTATTTTCCAGGTTATGAGTACAGAAACAACTGagaatataaaatatttgtagGTGTAATTTATTTGGTCCTCCTTTCTTTGTGACCTTTGTTCCTCCCTTGTACTTtaccttccttcctttatcATGACCTTCCTTTTTTCCTTGTGCGCTTCTTTCCTGCCTTGTCTTTCCTTCTCTCTGTCCTTCCTTAAGTGTGTCCTTCCTATGCTTTCCTTATGTCCTTCCTTTTTCCCTTATGTCCATACTTCAGTCCATCCTTTCTCCCTTGTCctttgttccttccttccttcttttcctaAATTGATCCTTGTGTCCTTCGTTTTGCCTTGATGTGACATTCCTTCCTTTGTCCTCATTGAGCCCTTCCTTGTTTGTGCCCTATTTTCCtttcttctatttttctttctcagaCCCTTTCCCTGTCGTCATTCGTTCCCTCCTTGTTTCCTCCCTTCTTGCACCCTTCCGTTGTGTCCTCTCTTCTTCCCTTCCTCCCTTCGTTAATTTGTTTGCAGTTTCCATTGCAACGCGTGCCCACTGTGACAATATCTTCAGTATTTCAGACTTTGCAACGAGCACAAAGACCTGAGAGCTCATTGAAAGGTTGCTAAATGAGACTGCAACTTTTAAATTTGACTAAAGCTAACTCTTTTTAGCATTATAAAGTTGTGACCTGAGCTTCAGGACGTTACAGGATTAAGTTTTGTTTGGAAGAAAGTGGTACGGGGCACAGCTAGAATGCTGTAACAtggtaagttttgtttttttctttatcactTATTCGTTATcactgtttttgctgtttttacttttgcagAAAGGTTTTCCTCTTGAAACAACTCTCGATGAGGTTCAGGAGTGGCTCAACGGTAAAGGCAGCATAGAGAACATTCAGATGAGGAAAAACTTGCAACGGCAGTTCAAGGTGGACAAAAAGCATTATTTAGTAGTTTTAGTGGTCAGATGGTTGGGAGACGTTGAATAAATATTTCTGTATCTTTTTCAGGGATCAGTGTTCGTCTGCTTTGAAACAGAGGAGTCGGCAAAGCAGTTCCTTGAACGCTCGGATGTAAAAACGTTCAAAGACAACGAGATGCTCGTGTTGTCGAGGTAAGCGGCGCTGCGTCCCAGTGTGGGTTTAACCACAgtgttaaaggagctataagcaAGATATTTACcttaaaatcaacctaaattattctcagttgtcacctgggatggaagtaacattccctgttggtcctctccatcaataatatcttagtcaagtttttctcctttcaaacctagaggtacggtccagtgTAGCCCgcatttacttcctggttcctcagccaatcatatgagagtccccaaaacagagcgcagcatattttatcttggcaaaagagcagcaccctgcaaacatggaagccagtaagagaaacggaccagaaatagaacaaaatacatcaTATACCTTTTCCTGTGGAAGTAAATATTCAGTGCAACAACGGACCGTTGACTAAATGGTGGGTGTCCGTGGAAGgcatcgtgtgtgtgtgttgtatgtGTAGCCaataggtgtcattattactcattgttcctttaaacatTAGCTgcgtattttattttaaactgaggATCATGAGAAAATAACTTTACTAATAAAaacgttatttatttttaggagAGCTTGTTCAATTAGTCTAAGCAATAATCAAAGAGTGGCTGTTTTCCAGGAATGGCTTTTGGAAATCAGTaaaatttttgattttaattaaacaaatttctACCCCAATAACTTTGAATATCACTGAAAGGTTAATTTATTGTAGATGTTTCTTTGAAAAAGCATCTTTAGAGTCAATACAGACAGTGATGTGTAgtttaagcatttatttatatCAATTTGGATGATTATAGCTATGATTATAGCTTATAACTTCAGAAAAGTCAAGATTCAGTTTAGACCagtagaaaacatttaaaaccgaAGTGCCAGTTTACAGAAAACTATAGACATGTACTTTACGATTTGTCCGGGGCCCCTTtagcatgaattactgcattaatgcagCGATGGGTGGAGGTGATGACCTGAGGTGTAATTAAACCCAGGTTGCCTGGTTAgcagccttcaggtcatcttGCATggctggttctggtgtctctcatcttcctcttgacagcAGCCCATAGATGCTGTGTGGGGTTCAGGTCTGGCCAGTTTTCTGGCCAGTCAAGCATGGTGACACCATGATCATTGAACCAGCTTCTGGTACGTCTGGCAGCGTGAGCAGGAGCCAGGTCCTGctgaaaaaatgaaatcagctgACGGCTCCAtacagcttgtcagcagagggatgTGCCTGAAGAGAGCATGGTTCCCCTAATTTTCACTGACTGGAAACTTCACTGACCTGAAGCACCTTTGAGTTTGTGGCTTTACGCTCCTCCTCCAAACCGGGGTTTCAAAATGAAATGTAACGTTACCTTTCTTCTGAAGAGAGGATTTGGATACGCCTCATGACTTTCTTTGCTTCACAATCTTCTCAGGGCTGAAGTTTATCCTTGTTACTCGTGAACCTTCAGCCACCAGTTTTTCCTACCACTCAACTTTCCTTTTAATGCTGTAAAGAACTGTAAAGTCAGTGGTCTTCTCTTGATTGTGTGGGCCatgaaataacatttctgtaataaaaacaatttttaattgATCTCAAGTGCCCCAGTTTTCAAAGAGGGTTAATTTTTAGTTTTGAGTTGAACTTTCAGAACTTTACAGAATGAAAAAATAGCGATGCAGTTCGTATTTAGGCACTTAACTAAGTAAACTTCTCTGATGTAGTCTAATTTGAGATAGACCTGTAAATGAGCTACACCAGGTAATTTTATTAAACTATATTGGCAATTAAACACTATTTGTGAGTAACGGGTTGATGCCAAAACCGCCTTAATGCAGATATTATTAAAACTAGCTCAGGTTCATTAAATATTATCAAATGAACTCAAACCAAAGTTGTGTCTTTGTGTTgtataaaagggaaaaaaaaaacgctctgcAATTTTAGCAAATGTTGACGTTTATGGTTAAGAAAGTGCAAGTCTTTTTCCACGCTCtgatttgagaaaaaaaaaaaaaaaaaaaaaaatccatccataTCCAGACTTGAAGTGCTAAAAGCCAAGCTTTAGGAAGTCGAGTTAAAAGGGTTTAAAACCACCGagtatcattttatttcttccagAGAAGCCTACCATGCAAAGAAGGCCGAAGAGAGGAAACACTACAAAGCGGAGACGAAAGCCAAAGCAAAACAGTGAGTTGACCAGATGTGGCTTTTTCTGTCAGAAACCTTGTTAAACGTGTCTGAGCCTCGTTTAAACGTTTTTACAGAGAGAAGGCGCAGCAGCAGAAACACGCCGAGGAAAAAGAAATGGTAGCGTTTCCTAAACCGCCACACATTAAACCTTGTTGCTGCTTTTAGATTGTTCTTCATAGACAACAtttcataaataataaatgatttgCAGGGTTTGCTCCTGGACGAAAAGACGGGGTGTTTGTTGAAGTTTTCTGGAGAGCTTGAAGACGTTTCGCGAGAAGACTTCCATGCATCGTTCTCTGGGCACGGAAAGATAAAGTGGGTAGACTTCACAAGAGGAGCCAAGGAGGTATGTTATCTCCCAAGGCacggcacatttatttgtatagcacatttcagtacaaagacaacgcaaagtgctttacataataaaaatataggACAATTAGAcatggaataaaagcaagttggaataaaatgtagaaaaagtgaaacaaaagaaaacatgggaaatggaaactaaaagcaaatattaatgatttttaaaacatttggactacaaagttgaactaatgatgtttcagtaaaacagtttaactacaacagtcaaaggtttttaatcttgatttaaaagaactcaggcttttagcatttttacagttttctggaagtttgttccagataagtggagcaggAACTAAATGcagcttctccatgtttagttctggttctggttctgcagagtagatttgagaCAGAAGACCTCAGatgtctggagggttgatgcactgataacaagtctgtgatgtatttaggtgctaagccatttagggatttatagactaacagaagtattttaaagtctattctctgagatatagggagccagtgtaaggactttagaactggggtgatgttctctactttcttagtcttagtgaggacgcgggcagcagcgttctggatcagctgcagctgtctgatccacttttggTTAATTTcaccatttttctttaaaattatgaacataaacataaataggagggagaaatatttttctttacagGGTTCATCCTCTCTCTTATCGTCTTAAGTATTGTCCTGcatttgtgtccttcctttgtTCCTTACGTGCTTCTGtctttcctctcttccttccctatttttctctgttcctccctttattgtgtttattcatCATGTCCTTCCCAGCTTTCCTCTGTCCTTCTTTCCTCCTGATTAGCGTCTTTGTGTCCTAACCATGCCATGCATCCTCATGCCTTGactcctgttctctctctcGTTTTCTAATTTTGCCTGtgctcttcctttctttctttctatcctTCATCCTCCTTCATGCCTTCCTTGTTGCTTACTTACATTTCCTTCTCTTTGCATGTTATATATTTAAACCCCGTCTGCCAAATAAATATTTGCCATAAATGAATTGTGAACTTTACCATTCCATCTTTTTAAGGTTGATGCAaaagatcagaatcagacatactttaataatcccagggggaaattgttgaTGCAGAACTCTGTAAAGTAGACGTGCGTTGACCTCCCTACAagcatgttttaattattattattattttgtttccatCAAGGGCACGCTTCTTTTTGATGGGAACGCAAAAGAAGCCTTTGAGAAAGCCAAGGAGGCGAACGGAGGGGAGCTGAAAATGAAGGGCAGCAGCGTCACATGGCAGGTGCTCGAGGGCGATGAGGAGAAAGAGGTTCTGAAAAAGATCATCGAGGCTCAGCAGGAGTCGTACAGCCGATCAAAAGGCAGAGGTGCGTTTCTACCGTCAGGCGTCACGTTTGGTGCAATGCTAGCAAAGATGATCTGCGCTTGAGTGCCGATGTTTCCTGTGTGGTTTAAAAACACAGGTGGTGGAAGAGGAAGATCAGgtggcagaggaagaggaggccgaCGGGGAAGAGGCGGCAGAGACCAAGGCAGGACTCATTTCCAGGGAAAGAAAACGAAATTCGATAGCGATAATGAGGAAGATGAGGGTGAGGAAGGTAAGTGTAACATCACCATGAGATTTGCTAATAAAATTTGCCAAAAAATCAGACCATCTTAAAGGGGATAGAACATGCAAAATCCTCTTTTTCAGCCCTTAAAGACCTTTTGTTGTGAGTTTGCGGTCTCTGGAAGAATAAAAAGCGTATTTGGATTAAATGATCAGATTGTATCGTTTATATGGACACAAAATctattaatctgatcataatgtgcgtgtacatgcacctggctttatttgaaatataaccactctgacatgtgcagttatcaaattcccctaaaaaaacacagaagttgtTCCATCTTTGTTAACCTACAAAAGAATAGCAAACAAAGAGgtattatacgagtttgttGCTGGTCCGAGTGCTCAGGTTGGACTTGCatgatgttctaattacggttgaaacgttactgagtaagcaacaattttttcGAACAGAAAGGTAGAGAACCCGACAATTTTTCCTCCACTCGCCAAAGTGGAAATGCGTCATGTTTACGCCAGGCGCACATTCCGATTGGCCCTTTTATTTCGATTACTTTTATCCACGTAAACGTAACTAATGTTGGGTGCATTAACCCACACAAGTCACTCCACCGGCCCCCCATTATCAGAACCTTCTCGTTTGTGCGAAGCACTTTGGCGGTCCATGCTTCAGTCATTTTTGCCGGTAATGAGGGATTTTCCCAAAGACTTGATCTGATCGAGGGCTCAGTTCCTTCTGGGAATGGAAACTAAGGACACAGCAAAGCAGTAAGCTGCAGATAACTCGTAAATTTCAACAGACTTTATTTGAGCTCTCATAGCGCTCGCTGTGTCCTCGCTTATAGTTTCCTGAGAGCACAACTGTAGTGTTTATTTCACGTAGCATTATGATATAAGCAGCAGTTTCCTCTTGCTCTGTCAGACTGGTGAATGGAAACGTCCTCCgctgacatttttaaatagatttaggGATAAAAGGTTTCTCTTGCACTAGATAATAGTATTTCGGCCATTAAACTACAAAATAAATGGTGAAGGGGGTGGAGCTGAATGCCGTGGTGGAGGTGAAGGGCCTCATCAGAATGACATTAAAAGGAAGCGGCCTCAGAGGCCACTGATGATGGGTTACAAGAGGCGACTCCTGAGCTTCACTGACAGAGTTCAGACCAAAGCACTGCAGCTTCCACTGTTCCATCTCCTCATTTCAGCATCAGACAGAGCTAGGTGACTTGCCAGGGatgtaattcagccatttgagtCAGCTGTGGTGGAGCAAGGACACAGCAGGGCACTGCAGCTGGACACGCCCGTACAGCTTCAGGTCTTAAAGGAACAAATACCTGATCCTGCTTAAATGGAAACTGAGCGATGGAAACGGTTTAGTTTGGACTGAAAGCCCCGCCCatatgttgttatttttcctttttaatccaATGAGAAACCCCCGACATGCACAAGACTAAACACGCGCCTCAAGGTTGTGCTCAATCCTCCGGTGGAAGCGAGGCTTCGCGGGTCTTTTCCTCGTTTCCTTTGACATAAATGCTGCGTCTCTGGTAAACGACATTCTCCTATGTGAGTGGTCGTCGTGTGTTTGCAGAGAAGAGTCGTCCCGGGTTGTCTCCAGTTCGCTGCTTATTCCTGCTATAAAACCTGGACTCGCCCAATCACGCAAACAATTAGTCAATTATTGTCAAATTACGTCTTTTAACTCGTAATGCATTACGTAAAAAGCGTTTTTCTTAaccagagaaaaataaattcaggtatagttcctttGAGGTATGTCTTCGCACATCTTTCTTTCCATATATCAAGGTTTATGTCTCAACTTAGACCTCACCATTCtaacagttttactttaaacttgggctgaacaattttggaaaataatctaattacaAATTTATATCTTGATATTGTGatttattgcaattttttttctgtttaatttatgtcatttaaacatatacaaaccaCAAATCAATcggtttcatcgctgtgcagatcaggcGCTAAAAGACCCACTGTGTCTAAACTGGGAGCAGGAaggattgcgttctgcctacgatatatttcaacccaaattgcgatttgattttgacttttctctgcattaaccacaagcaacaaaaatggcctttagataaagatgtttgtatacaaggactatttaaaacgagaacttttaatgttttaattagtcagaatattgttcaagagaacagcttttaatttaattggacatcaatcatTGTtgaaccaacaaacaagtctttAAATTAAACTTATTGACCAGGACTTAATGCTATGgagagattcctgaaagtttctggtaaaacagtatgaatatataaactctaaaacaagtgataaaattagattatctcactcctgcaactgtcttcccttgtatgtggaggcaaacccactttaaacatgttaCCCCAAAAattgtgttgttcttttttaattgattatattgcaaatgtgattaattgtgcaaCCCTACTTTAACCCATTTCATtgtagctgtatgtttagggttatCCTGCTGGTAGGTGAACGTCAACCCCAGGCTCTAGTGTGGTTTCTTCCAGGGTTTGCCCTGCGTTTACCTCCATTCATCATCCCATCATCTCCCCTGTccccacttaaaaaaaaaataattataatccAAGAGGAACCCCTGGAACAGTTTTAGATTTCTATACACACAGTTGGACTGAATTTAGTAAATATGAGATATTTGAAGACAATAGGTTTTATTTGGAGCCATTAAAagggactgaatacaaacacCACATACAACGGTTGTGCTccattgtgttggtctgtcacataaaatccaagtgAAATACACACAAAGTGTAAAAGTCATAGATACGAATGTTGTGCATGGTACTCCATATTCTGAGCAGCAGCTTCTTGGTTCTGATGATCATCCGTTTCCTGCTTTCCTTGCAGCGCCTGCAGCCCCAAAGAGAGAGCTTGAAGACGCCGACAGTCCTCCAGCAAAAGTTGCCAAAACTGAAAACGGATCTTAATGAGGAGACGGagtccagattttttttctttagcgaAAACATTTATTACAAACGGTGAAAAATGCAGAGGCAACTTAAATCCcattccagttaaaaaaaaaaaaaggcaaagatcAGGCTTTGGAGAACCGGAGGAAGTCCACCTGGATGTCAACCTAAAGAAACATTTGGAATCAGTTTTCAGCTCCTGTATTTTGTGCCTCTCATGACATTATTTGtatgtatttttgttcttatcttaagatgttttaattttagcaCAATCAAGGTAAACCTGTTCTTGACTGTTTGATTTCAaatgaattattattttggacCTGAGTGACATCTAGAAAatgtttgcctttttgttttgctactagttttttttcttcttctaggTTTCAGACATTGActgatggaaaatgttttttttaagtttgcatACGCttacagcaaataaaaatgtttaataaaattaatttgttttgaatttgaaGAGCATGCCATGTCACGTCGGTGATGTACCTACCGACTTCTTCTTGTGAAACCTGTAGGAAGCCGGCAAATCGTATCTCAGTTCTGTAAGCGAAGTACATGGTCATTGTGTGATGCTCCTATAATAGAAAGGATTAAACTACTCGTCTCACTAACCTGCAATGACTTCCATCTTCACTCCCCAGTCAGTAGCCTTCTTTTGTATGTGCTGTAATTACATAATGAATGTCAAGCGTCAGACCAGAGGAGTTAAAATATTCCAGTTCAATTTGAACTTAAAGGGGAACAAGAAGACAGTTTTACTTGGATTTAGTGGAACGGGGTCTTAGTTTTAAACGCCGCTGTCCTGTCTGTCGCATTAATGTGGGATTTATGGCCGATGCTCTTTGGTTACCTTCACCTTTATGAACATTTTCAGTCGTTGAGCATCCAAAGTCTTTCAGGAAGGGACAAAAATAGCGATGCAGTTCAtgttggctgagcagcaaactGACTGGTAAACCCAAATTTATTCCAATTTGTTTCACACTAAAGGcagattcagtttttttatgcCACATTTACCAACATGTTGCTTCTGATTAGAAGTAATTGTTTGAGGGGCCCATCATAAAGAATATTTGTGAAGGCGGTTattgtccctgatccaacacacctgaatcaactTAGTGTCCAATCTAGTTCTTCAGACCCCCGCTAATGACTTAAATACTAGAATAAAGTAGATGTGTCTAAAGTTGTAGCACATCGGCTCTCATGGACCTGTTATAAGGTAAATGCAAAAAGCTTGTCAACAATCATGCCATTGCCATTTATTATATGGAAGAATATAAATCATTTGAtatatgatttttcttttacccTGTTTTATCTTCAAAACGTCTTCCTATTAAACGTCTGACTGAAAACTTAATCTTCAAGAGATAAGGATAATTTTGGGCTTCACTGTATGTTGCAATACATCCGCGGGCCTAAACAAGGATGTAATAAGGACTCCTATATATGTTTCAGAGTTTCCTCACTAGGTTTTAAATTGGTACATTTGTTGCCAAATTTATGGTTTCTCCAAGTCTACtagattaaaatcaaaatattgttaCATTATCCACCGCAGGGGAGAGTGTACCAGTGGTTTCATGTGGTTtggcttaaaaaacaaacaatttcaaATGAAAGTAAAACCTATCAAGCTGAGGTTTAGTAGCCTAAGTGTAAAAATGCAGCACTCACCACCTAAACAACTCGGGTATATATTAATATTAGATGAAGTTGGTTTTAAaaggatctaaaaaaaaaattgtcttacATTTGAATTTCTGTGCAGGAACCCACGTAATACAAATTATTGAACCTACTGTTCAATAACATGAAACTTTTGCCTTT
This genomic interval carries:
- the ssb gene encoding lupus La protein, with protein sequence MAENQEAMTPTEMKVARQVEYYFGDHNLPRDKFLKEQLQLDDGWVTLETMLKFNRLKSLTTETSVVVSALQKSKSGLLEISEDKTKIRRSPDKPLPELNDEYKDAVKHRSVYIKGFPLETTLDEVQEWLNGKGSIENIQMRKNLQRQFKGSVFVCFETEESAKQFLERSDVKTFKDNEMLVLSREAYHAKKAEERKHYKAETKAKAKQEKAQQQKHAEEKEMGLLLDEKTGCLLKFSGELEDVSREDFHASFSGHGKIKWVDFTRGAKEGTLLFDGNAKEAFEKAKEANGGELKMKGSSVTWQVLEGDEEKEVLKKIIEAQQESYSRSKGRGGGRGRSGGRGRGGRRGRGGRDQGRTHFQGKKTKFDSDNEEDEGEEAPAAPKRELEDADSPPAKVAKTENGS